In Virgibacillus sp. NKC19-16, a single genomic region encodes these proteins:
- a CDS encoding SLC13 family permease, with translation MKPYVSKQNSNVYFTNRENIQRIVSILIAIAIFLLLYFGLPDTFSQSAKLMTAIVSFGVILWALEPFPMGLTALLILIMMLLFNLAEPDVVFSGFASPATHLVIAGMMIARAVNETALVKRISYFILKKWGGHANGLLGSLIIVQQIQAFFIPSSAVRATLMLPISSMIVETVEAKPGSNLRKMIMLGVAFGGNISGTAIMTAAVGNILTVELLYQFADIEITYFQWFLYTFPLWLILIPAIWILLIKFYPLRKEEQSFPMVKKEMKTKLDELGSMDQQEWRCLIILLIIVGLWVSQPLHGMHPSVPALIGAVIMTLPGVGCANWENVVKINFNTVLLLSVTLSMGYALVDSGAVTTLSEYLSVDWFLSIVQYPLLAAIIVILLTQIFHKMISNVPAAVVTLIPITISVAANANIDPLGMAFTAGLTSLYGFMMVVETMPNLIVHSTGLIAQRDFLKPGLYATVITMLATILVASTWWRFIGLI, from the coding sequence ATGAAACCCTACGTGAGCAAACAGAATAGCAACGTTTATTTTACCAACAGGGAAAATATACAAAGAATAGTTAGCATTTTAATTGCAATTGCCATATTCTTGTTATTGTATTTTGGACTACCTGATACATTTTCGCAATCTGCCAAATTAATGACAGCAATTGTTAGTTTTGGGGTTATTTTATGGGCTTTGGAACCATTTCCGATGGGATTAACAGCACTTTTGATATTAATCATGATGCTACTATTTAATTTAGCTGAGCCAGATGTGGTGTTCAGTGGTTTTGCATCTCCTGCTACCCATCTTGTCATCGCCGGTATGATGATAGCAAGGGCGGTTAATGAAACTGCTCTTGTAAAAAGGATCAGTTATTTCATTTTAAAAAAATGGGGAGGCCATGCAAATGGACTGCTGGGCAGTTTAATAATAGTCCAGCAAATCCAGGCTTTTTTTATTCCCTCATCGGCTGTTCGTGCCACGCTAATGTTGCCAATTTCATCCATGATCGTAGAAACAGTAGAAGCAAAACCAGGAAGCAATCTGCGAAAAATGATTATGCTCGGTGTTGCTTTTGGCGGGAATATTAGTGGGACCGCAATTATGACAGCAGCAGTGGGAAACATTTTAACGGTAGAACTTCTCTACCAATTTGCAGATATCGAAATAACGTATTTTCAATGGTTTCTGTATACATTTCCTTTATGGCTCATTCTCATTCCAGCTATCTGGATTTTATTGATCAAATTTTATCCGTTACGAAAAGAAGAACAATCTTTTCCTATGGTAAAAAAGGAAATGAAAACGAAATTGGATGAGTTGGGATCAATGGATCAACAGGAATGGCGATGTTTAATTATCCTGCTAATTATTGTTGGTCTATGGGTAAGTCAGCCATTACACGGAATGCATCCGAGTGTACCTGCATTGATTGGTGCAGTAATTATGACATTGCCGGGTGTAGGCTGTGCTAATTGGGAAAATGTCGTTAAAATTAATTTTAATACCGTTCTGCTTCTAAGTGTCACATTGTCCATGGGCTATGCCTTGGTGGATTCAGGTGCAGTAACAACCCTTAGTGAATATTTAAGTGTGGACTGGTTTTTATCCATAGTTCAGTACCCGTTGCTTGCAGCAATTATCGTAATCCTACTAACCCAAATATTTCACAAGATGATATCCAATGTTCCGGCTGCTGTGGTGACGTTGATCCCCATAACAATAAGTGTCGCGGCAAACGCAAATATCGATCCATTAGGGATGGCATTTACAGCAGGACTGACAAGTTTGTATGGATTTATGATGGTAGTTGAAACGATGCCTAATTTAATCGTCCATAGTACTGGATTGATCGCACAGCGTGATTTTTTAAAACCGGGTCTTTATGCAACAGTGATTACGATGCTTGCAACTATCCTTGTAGCTTCGACATGGTGGAGGTTTATAGGGTTAATATAA
- a CDS encoding TRAP transporter permease, giving the protein MSNSLKKTEELTEEEQLTGEEQRKLVEKYDSESRFRNLNIPWMARLITLISVGLALFHLITSFTGPLVTLQHRALHTGVILVLVFLLYPSRKNAPQQRASMIDFLLALLSVATIVYIFVDYMGIVNRAGLPSTNDIIFSLLMVILVLEGGRRVVGTGLTILSSLFLLYAYLGPYLPRIVAHRGYDVEAIVTHLYLTTEGIFGTAIGVSATYIFLFVLFGAFLNRTGMGQLFNDSAMAISGHTAGGPAKVSVISSGFLGSINGSAIANVVTTGSFTIPLMKRTGYSKNFSGAVEAAASVGGQVLPPVMGATAFIMAETLGMPYIQIAIAAIIPAILYYLGVITVVHLRAKRHGLRGLSKEELPSMKMVMKERGHLLIPLFILIYMLFGGFTPIYAAAWAIISTVIVSMFRATTRMNVKGIIQALEDGTRNVLGVAMACAMVGIIVGVASLTGFGLKMTSAILVLGNDILLLTLFVTMFASIILGMGLPSIPTYIITSSMAAPALVEFGVEPFVAHMFVFYFGILANLTPPVALAAFAGAGIAGGEPNRTGFISLKLAAAGILVPYVFVYSPELLMQGTGVGGAIFIAITAALGIIALGAGFEGYLLEEMNWPLRVISVASAIVLVIPGLLSDLIGFSLLAVIVVFQIIKRRSNKITSINSAAN; this is encoded by the coding sequence GTGAGTAATTCACTTAAAAAGACAGAAGAACTTACTGAAGAAGAACAACTTACCGGGGAAGAACAACGCAAGCTTGTTGAAAAATATGACTCGGAGTCGAGATTCCGAAATTTGAACATACCGTGGATGGCCAGGCTGATTACTTTAATATCTGTTGGTCTGGCACTATTCCACCTTATTACTTCTTTTACAGGGCCTTTAGTTACACTGCAGCATCGAGCATTACATACTGGTGTAATTTTGGTGCTTGTCTTTTTATTGTATCCATCTCGAAAAAATGCACCGCAACAGCGTGCGTCAATGATTGACTTCTTACTGGCTCTATTATCAGTTGCAACCATTGTCTATATTTTTGTAGATTACATGGGAATTGTGAATAGAGCTGGTTTACCAAGTACAAATGATATTATTTTCAGTTTACTTATGGTTATTCTTGTCCTTGAAGGTGGGCGCAGGGTAGTTGGAACAGGATTGACAATACTTAGTTCCTTGTTCTTGCTTTATGCTTATTTAGGTCCATACCTTCCAAGGATTGTCGCACATCGTGGTTATGATGTTGAAGCTATTGTGACCCATTTGTATTTGACTACAGAAGGGATATTTGGAACTGCCATAGGTGTTTCTGCTACTTATATTTTCTTGTTTGTATTATTCGGTGCTTTTTTAAACCGGACGGGTATGGGACAATTATTTAATGATTCAGCAATGGCTATTTCCGGCCATACCGCCGGAGGGCCGGCAAAAGTTTCTGTTATTTCAAGTGGGTTTCTTGGTTCGATTAACGGTTCTGCGATTGCTAATGTAGTTACAACGGGGTCATTCACCATCCCATTAATGAAAAGAACCGGATATTCTAAAAATTTCTCCGGTGCTGTAGAAGCAGCTGCATCTGTTGGTGGTCAGGTTCTTCCGCCAGTCATGGGAGCAACAGCATTTATAATGGCTGAGACATTAGGGATGCCGTATATACAAATCGCTATCGCAGCAATTATTCCCGCGATTTTATATTATCTGGGTGTCATTACAGTTGTTCATTTACGTGCTAAAAGACATGGGCTAAGAGGGTTATCCAAAGAAGAGCTTCCAAGTATGAAAATGGTTATGAAAGAACGGGGTCATTTACTCATTCCACTGTTCATTCTTATCTATATGCTATTTGGTGGATTTACACCAATTTATGCTGCAGCATGGGCGATTATTTCGACAGTAATTGTTTCTATGTTTAGGGCTACAACCAGGATGAATGTCAAAGGGATAATTCAGGCACTTGAAGATGGTACACGCAATGTGCTTGGTGTGGCAATGGCTTGTGCTATGGTAGGGATTATTGTCGGGGTGGCATCATTGACTGGCTTTGGTCTAAAAATGACTTCAGCTATTCTGGTACTGGGTAACGATATTTTATTGTTGACCTTATTTGTTACAATGTTTGCTTCCATCATTTTAGGAATGGGTCTTCCATCAATACCTACGTATATTATCACTTCATCGATGGCTGCACCGGCTTTGGTCGAATTTGGAGTTGAGCCATTTGTGGCACATATGTTTGTTTTCTATTTTGGTATTTTAGCTAACCTGACTCCTCCTGTAGCACTTGCTGCATTTGCAGGTGCAGGTATAGCGGGTGGTGAGCCGAACAGAACCGGGTTTATTTCATTGAAACTTGCCGCTGCAGGAATTCTTGTTCCTTATGTGTTTGTATATTCACCAGAGTTGCTTATGCAAGGAACCGGTGTCGGAGGAGCGATTTTCATAGCGATTACAGCAGCCCTCGGGATTATTGCTCTTGGTGCTGGATTTGAAGGATATCTCCTGGAAGAAATGAATTGGCCTTTAAGGGTAATCTCAGTGGCAAGTGCAATAGTTTTAGTAATACCAGGCCTTTTATCGGATCTCATTGGTTTTAGTTTGCTGGCAGTGATAGTTGTATTCCAGATAATTAAAAGAAGAAGTAATAAAATAACTTCCATAAATTCAGCAGCTAATTAG
- a CDS encoding DUF1850 domain-containing protein, whose product MLKKAILIFTILLIGIGVMVMPIQSGILLTDREGEPFYFLPWDSDEITIGWRHSVELTPWKETYRITDEGSLSFKSTLYQSYGAGTPDVEGEVDFLENGFIQVTDIERKIAYYSLYYVSISQYYLEENEKKYPLSQYVPENTNVQIHYEQLQTYEWLGLKLKRINKEG is encoded by the coding sequence ATGCTAAAAAAAGCAATCCTAATTTTCACTATTTTGCTGATTGGGATCGGTGTCATGGTGATGCCGATTCAGTCAGGCATTTTATTAACGGATAGAGAAGGAGAACCCTTTTATTTTTTGCCATGGGACTCGGATGAAATAACGATTGGGTGGAGACATTCCGTTGAGTTGACGCCATGGAAAGAAACCTACCGAATTACAGACGAAGGAAGCCTGTCATTTAAATCAACATTATATCAATCATATGGTGCAGGTACCCCTGATGTCGAAGGGGAAGTGGATTTTTTGGAAAATGGATTTATTCAAGTTACTGACATAGAAAGAAAGATAGCCTATTATTCACTTTATTATGTTTCGATCTCACAATATTATCTTGAAGAAAATGAAAAAAAATATCCGCTATCACAATATGTACCTGAAAACACAAATGTTCAAATCCATTATGAACAATTGCAAACGTATGAGTGGTTAGGTTTGAAATTGAAACGTATAAACAAGGAGGGATAG
- a CDS encoding TAXI family TRAP transporter solute-binding subunit, giving the protein MKKLFSIFSLLLAIGIVLVACGDSDVGGESNDADTDSENGSVEEILSGEFVTILTGGSSGVYYPLGGALAEMFQSLGANANSQSTAASAANATTLNQGDAEIGFSMGDTAADAYEGIDSFEEQGAQENIRSLASMYPNYLQIVATESSGIETVEDLAGKSVAVGAPASGTEISAQRVLEAYGMSYDDINEDFLSFSEGVEGIQNGNIDAVVISSGLPNAGVLELQTTQDVVVVEIDEDTILEMQEDYPAFFPSTVPQDVYDLEEDVTTIAVNNVLLTHSDVSDDVVYAMTKTIFENIDQLRDTHNAAQDFTLEEALDNLPAPLHPGAERYFEEQGITE; this is encoded by the coding sequence ATGAAAAAACTATTTTCTATTTTTAGTTTGCTGTTGGCAATTGGAATTGTGCTTGTTGCATGTGGGGACAGTGATGTAGGTGGAGAAAGTAATGATGCTGATACGGATAGTGAAAATGGCAGTGTAGAAGAAATACTTAGTGGTGAATTCGTTACAATTTTAACTGGTGGTTCCTCAGGCGTATATTATCCGCTTGGAGGTGCTTTAGCTGAAATGTTTCAAAGTTTAGGAGCTAATGCCAATAGTCAATCTACTGCAGCTTCTGCAGCCAATGCAACAACACTTAACCAAGGGGACGCAGAAATTGGGTTTTCTATGGGCGATACTGCTGCGGATGCATATGAAGGTATTGATAGTTTTGAAGAACAGGGCGCACAGGAAAATATCCGTAGCCTGGCCTCTATGTATCCGAACTATTTGCAAATTGTAGCTACTGAATCTTCCGGTATTGAAACAGTGGAAGATTTGGCAGGGAAGAGTGTTGCAGTTGGGGCACCGGCGTCCGGAACTGAAATTAGTGCTCAGCGCGTGTTAGAGGCGTATGGCATGTCTTACGATGATATTAATGAAGATTTTCTATCGTTTTCTGAAGGTGTTGAAGGAATTCAAAATGGAAATATAGATGCGGTTGTGATCTCGTCAGGCCTGCCTAATGCGGGTGTATTGGAACTTCAAACAACACAGGATGTTGTTGTTGTAGAAATTGATGAAGATACAATTTTAGAAATGCAAGAGGATTATCCTGCTTTTTTCCCGTCAACCGTACCTCAAGATGTATATGATTTGGAAGAAGATGTAACAACAATAGCGGTTAACAATGTTTTGCTGACACATAGTGATGTTTCAGATGATGTTGTATATGCAATGACAAAGACAATATTTGAAAACATTGATCAATTGAGGGATACACATAATGCAGCCCAGGATTTCACCCTTGAGGAAGCATTGGATAATCTTCCTGCCCCGCTTCACCCAGGTGCGGAAAGATACTTTGAAGAACAAGGTATAACGGAGTAA
- the lhgO gene encoding L-2-hydroxyglutarate oxidase: protein MYDFTIIGGGIVGLSVGKALTEQYPDKKVLVLEKEKELATHQTGNNSGVIHSGIYYKPGSFKARFAKQGSQSMVDFCRKHEIDRDICGKVIVATNEKEQLPLENLYQRGLQNGLSINKLNKEELLEVEPHVNGIEGIHVPAAGIVDYKMVSNKFAEIIQRHDGEIKRGEKVLTINELSDEVSIETEKNSYKTKFLINCAGLQSDRIAKLAGYHIDMKIIPFRGEYFKLKEEKRNLVRNLIYPVPNPDFPFLGVHFTRMIDGEVEAGPNAVLGFKREGYKKTDINVRDLTEVLGYKGFWHLASKYMKEGVNEMVRSVSKNRFVESLQQLIPEIKAEDLEPGPAGVRAQALNSDGSLVDDFHIIQGKNSLHVCNAPSPAATASLEIGKEVVRQITQRSVSVVI, encoded by the coding sequence ATGTACGATTTTACTATTATAGGCGGAGGAATTGTAGGTTTATCGGTGGGAAAAGCATTAACAGAACAATATCCCGATAAAAAAGTACTAGTACTAGAAAAGGAAAAAGAGCTCGCAACCCATCAAACTGGAAATAATAGTGGTGTTATACATTCAGGTATTTATTATAAACCTGGTAGTTTTAAAGCTCGTTTTGCAAAACAAGGTAGTCAATCAATGGTGGACTTTTGCCGAAAACATGAGATAGACCGTGATATTTGTGGTAAAGTAATTGTTGCTACGAATGAAAAGGAACAGCTACCACTAGAAAATTTATACCAACGCGGCTTACAAAATGGTTTATCTATAAATAAACTTAATAAAGAGGAGTTATTGGAAGTTGAACCACATGTGAATGGAATTGAAGGAATACACGTGCCAGCAGCGGGTATTGTTGATTATAAAATGGTATCAAATAAGTTTGCTGAGATTATTCAAAGACATGATGGTGAAATAAAACGTGGTGAAAAAGTTCTTACGATTAATGAACTATCCGACGAAGTTTCAATAGAAACAGAAAAAAATTCTTATAAAACTAAGTTTTTAATAAACTGTGCAGGATTACAAAGTGACAGAATAGCTAAATTAGCTGGCTATCATATCGATATGAAAATCATTCCATTTCGTGGTGAGTATTTTAAATTGAAAGAAGAAAAAAGAAATCTTGTAAGAAATTTAATCTATCCTGTTCCAAATCCGGATTTCCCATTTTTAGGCGTTCATTTTACCAGAATGATTGATGGAGAGGTTGAAGCAGGCCCAAATGCTGTTTTGGGTTTTAAACGTGAAGGCTATAAAAAAACGGATATTAATGTTAGAGATTTAACAGAAGTTCTAGGGTATAAAGGATTTTGGCATTTAGCAAGTAAATATATGAAAGAAGGCGTAAATGAAATGGTTCGTTCTGTAAGCAAGAATAGATTTGTAGAAAGTTTGCAACAATTAATTCCTGAAATTAAAGCAGAAGACTTAGAACCAGGGCCAGCTGGAGTTCGTGCTCAGGCTCTAAACAGTGATGGATCACTTGTTGATGATTTTCATATTATTCAAGGGAAAAATAGTTTACATGTATGTAATGCACCTTCACCAGCTGCAACTGCTTCACTTGAAATAGGTAAGGAAGTTGTGAGACAGATTACTCAGCGATCTGTTAGTGTAGTTATCTAA
- a CDS encoding SDR family oxidoreductase: MDLQLKGKSVIITAASKGLGKATALQFAKEGAHVLISSRNEEELKKAVTEIKDNTGNGQVRYKVCDITNPDAIKQLAATAVEWNGTIDVLINNAGGPPAGEFDKFSDKDWQNAFELNLLSFIRLIREVVPYMRESGTGKIINFASSSIKQTLDNLILSNTFRAGIVGLAKSLSQELSKDDILINTVGPGRIATDRVADLDQTRADKLDISYEELREQTESSIPIGRYGRPDEFAKMVVFLSSGANTYMTGQSFVVDGGLVKAL, encoded by the coding sequence TTGGATCTTCAACTAAAAGGTAAATCAGTCATTATAACAGCAGCGAGTAAAGGTTTAGGTAAGGCAACCGCATTACAGTTTGCTAAAGAGGGGGCTCACGTTCTTATTTCAAGCAGAAATGAAGAAGAATTGAAAAAAGCAGTGACAGAAATAAAAGATAATACTGGAAATGGACAAGTGCGTTATAAAGTGTGCGATATCACGAATCCTGATGCAATTAAACAGTTAGCAGCGACTGCGGTTGAATGGAATGGTACGATTGACGTCTTAATTAATAATGCTGGAGGCCCGCCAGCGGGTGAATTTGACAAATTCTCTGATAAGGATTGGCAAAATGCTTTTGAGTTAAATTTACTCAGTTTTATTCGTTTGATTCGTGAAGTTGTGCCATATATGAGAGAAAGTGGGACAGGGAAAATTATTAATTTTGCTTCCTCATCAATTAAACAAACATTAGATAATTTGATTTTATCAAATACGTTTCGTGCGGGGATTGTAGGATTGGCTAAAAGCTTATCACAAGAACTTTCAAAGGATGATATTTTGATTAACACAGTTGGCCCAGGACGGATTGCGACAGATCGAGTTGCTGATCTTGACCAAACTAGAGCTGATAAATTAGATATTTCCTATGAAGAATTACGTGAGCAAACAGAAAGTTCGATTCCGATTGGCCGATATGGTCGTCCTGATGAATTTGCAAAAATGGTAGTATTCCTTTCATCGGGTGCAAACACCTATATGACAGGACAATCATTTGTTGTTGATGGTGGTCTTGTTAAGGCTTTATAA
- a CDS encoding fumarylacetoacetate hydrolase family protein yields the protein MRVATVKQNNVETAAIVVGENVYLLEKINEVLGKDWNTDLFELIQSGQITSLTDWFDGKGKNELEKVESLENKRVTYGPLYHHPRKIWGIGLNYTEHASDLSEKAPNTEPASFMKPDTAIIGPHDVINIPIQSERTTAEAELGIIIGKTCKDVSEEDAINYVAGYTTIIDMTAEDILQRNPRYLTRSKSFDTFFSFGPELVTKNEIEDVHDLEVSTVINGELHRKNVVSNMTFRPWELVSFHSKVMTLLPGDIISTGTPGAVVIRKGDVVACEIDGFKPLVNEVNDLKA from the coding sequence ATGCGTGTAGCAACTGTAAAACAAAATAATGTGGAGACAGCCGCGATTGTTGTAGGTGAAAACGTTTATTTACTGGAAAAAATTAATGAGGTGTTAGGTAAAGATTGGAATACAGATCTTTTTGAACTTATTCAATCCGGGCAGATCACTAGTCTTACTGATTGGTTTGATGGCAAAGGTAAAAATGAACTTGAAAAAGTAGAAAGTCTAGAAAATAAAAGGGTTACGTACGGTCCGTTATATCACCATCCTCGAAAGATCTGGGGAATCGGACTTAATTACACGGAACATGCATCAGACCTTAGTGAAAAAGCGCCAAATACGGAACCTGCTAGTTTTATGAAACCTGATACAGCAATTATTGGACCGCATGATGTCATTAATATTCCAATACAGTCGGAAAGAACTACAGCGGAAGCAGAATTAGGGATTATTATTGGTAAGACATGTAAGGATGTTTCTGAAGAAGATGCGATTAATTATGTAGCTGGATATACAACAATTATTGACATGACTGCTGAAGATATTTTACAGCGAAACCCTCGCTATTTGACGCGTTCAAAAAGCTTTGATACTTTCTTTAGTTTTGGTCCGGAGCTTGTAACAAAAAACGAAATTGAAGATGTACATGATTTGGAAGTTTCCACAGTAATAAATGGTGAACTACATCGGAAAAATGTTGTGTCAAATATGACCTTTCGCCCGTGGGAACTAGTATCCTTCCATTCAAAAGTGATGACATTACTGCCAGGTGATATTATTTCTACTGGTACACCAGGTGCTGTAGTTATTAGAAAAGGGGACGTAGTGGCTTGTGAGATCGATGGATTTAAACCACTGGTGAACGAAGTAAATGATTTAAAGGCATAA
- a CDS encoding lactate racemase domain-containing protein, producing MILYEIKQKFSGEQLINLKSTIREELQNNEKLNSLKKDAEVAITAGSRGIENIVTILRETVNYLKEKGLRPFIVPAMGSHGGATREGQIEVLHHLGITEDSVGAPIRSSMEVIKLGTTSEDLPVYLDKFAYESEAIIVVNRIKAHTAFRGKVESGLSKMVTIGLGKQKGASFAHDQGANRMEHNILEISKYALKHSTICMGLAIVENGYEQTSVIKGINIEDWHEQESILLKKSKELMSSLPLKDVDLLIIEEMGKNFSGTGIDPNIIGRWRIKGVPEPKEPNIKRVIVLDLAEKSFGNANGIGLADFTTDRLINKIDKKSTYMNAITSTYLQRVMFPLTFPSEQEAIETALLSLGPEVEKEEISLIQIPNTLHLSHLYISHAVLDKLDEKKADYEIIRKIELDFVREQLKNKLSR from the coding sequence ATGATTTTATATGAAATAAAGCAAAAATTCAGTGGTGAACAGCTTATTAATCTTAAAAGTACAATCCGGGAAGAATTACAAAACAATGAAAAGCTGAATTCGCTTAAAAAAGATGCTGAAGTAGCAATAACAGCAGGTAGCAGAGGGATCGAAAATATCGTAACAATCCTTAGGGAAACGGTGAATTATCTGAAGGAAAAAGGACTAAGACCGTTTATTGTTCCTGCTATGGGAAGTCATGGTGGTGCAACTAGAGAAGGACAGATTGAAGTTCTCCACCATCTTGGGATTACGGAGGATTCGGTAGGAGCACCAATTCGCTCTTCCATGGAAGTAATAAAGCTTGGAACAACATCAGAAGATTTACCGGTCTACTTGGATAAGTTTGCTTATGAGTCGGAGGCTATTATTGTTGTGAATCGTATTAAAGCACATACTGCTTTTCGAGGGAAAGTAGAAAGTGGCCTAAGTAAAATGGTGACCATTGGCCTTGGCAAACAAAAAGGGGCTAGTTTCGCTCATGATCAAGGCGCAAACAGGATGGAACACAATATTCTTGAGATTTCAAAATATGCTCTTAAACACTCAACAATCTGTATGGGACTTGCTATTGTTGAAAATGGGTATGAACAAACCTCCGTTATCAAAGGTATTAATATAGAAGATTGGCATGAACAAGAGTCAATTTTATTGAAGAAATCGAAGGAGCTTATGTCTTCCCTACCACTAAAGGACGTTGATTTACTTATCATTGAAGAAATGGGGAAAAATTTCAGCGGGACTGGAATTGACCCAAATATTATTGGCAGGTGGCGTATAAAAGGCGTACCTGAGCCAAAAGAGCCTAATATTAAACGTGTTATTGTATTAGACTTAGCTGAAAAATCATTTGGTAATGCCAATGGGATTGGCCTAGCAGATTTTACGACAGATAGATTGATAAACAAAATAGATAAAAAATCAACCTACATGAATGCAATTACGAGTACTTATTTACAAAGAGTTATGTTTCCGCTTACTTTTCCTTCAGAGCAAGAAGCTATTGAAACAGCTTTATTAAGTTTAGGCCCTGAAGTGGAAAAAGAAGAGATAAGTCTTATTCAAATTCCGAATACGCTTCATTTAAGCCACTTATACATTTCACACGCTGTTTTAGATAAACTGGACGAAAAGAAGGCAGATTATGAAATTATAAGAAAAATAGAATTAGATTTTGTCAGAGAGCAGCTTAAAAATAAGCTGTCGAGATGA
- a CDS encoding Ldh family oxidoreductase: MHLVNSQQLTWWIEDIFQASGIDESQAATIASHLVSANLRGVDSHGISKVEVYTKRLKHGIINKELLWKVTKETPVSAAIDGGNSMGIPLATKGMELAVQKAKESGIGIVGIRNSNHGGMMAAYTEYAASNDCIGLALTNAPPVMAPWGGKDAFFGTNPICYGIPTGPDNTNIVFDMATSTVAKGKIVLAEKEKRKIPIGWAITKDGKETTDPKKALDGLLLPVGGPKGYGLTFFVEVLSALFTGAAYGPFIGSLFEDFEKEQNTGQFLFAMRADLLEELNIFKNRMDEMITGIRNIELMEGTDRIYLPGEIEYTLAEKRKVNGIPISENVLKMLRDISEELGVDH; this comes from the coding sequence ATGCATCTGGTTAATTCGCAGCAACTTACATGGTGGATAGAGGACATTTTTCAAGCCAGCGGAATCGATGAAAGTCAGGCAGCAACTATTGCCTCGCACCTTGTTAGTGCTAACTTACGTGGTGTTGACTCACACGGAATAAGCAAGGTGGAAGTTTATACGAAACGATTAAAGCATGGGATCATTAATAAAGAACTTTTATGGAAAGTGACAAAAGAAACACCAGTAAGTGCAGCAATAGATGGGGGGAATAGCATGGGCATTCCATTGGCGACTAAGGGTATGGAGTTGGCTGTGCAAAAAGCTAAAGAATCTGGTATTGGTATTGTCGGGATTCGAAATTCAAACCATGGCGGGATGATGGCTGCATATACTGAATATGCAGCCAGTAATGATTGTATCGGACTTGCTTTAACAAATGCACCACCTGTAATGGCTCCATGGGGTGGGAAAGATGCTTTCTTTGGGACAAATCCGATTTGTTACGGTATTCCTACGGGTCCGGATAATACAAATATCGTCTTTGATATGGCAACATCAACTGTTGCGAAAGGGAAGATTGTACTTGCAGAGAAAGAGAAAAGAAAAATTCCGATCGGATGGGCTATAACGAAAGATGGAAAAGAAACTACAGATCCTAAAAAGGCTTTGGATGGGTTACTGCTTCCTGTGGGTGGTCCAAAAGGGTATGGCCTCACTTTTTTTGTAGAAGTTTTATCAGCTTTGTTTACTGGTGCTGCATATGGGCCATTTATAGGCAGCTTGTTTGAGGATTTTGAAAAAGAGCAAAACACAGGTCAATTTTTGTTTGCTATGAGGGCAGATTTATTGGAAGAGCTTAATATATTTAAAAATCGTATGGACGAGATGATCACCGGTATTCGTAATATAGAATTGATGGAGGGAACAGATCGTATTTATCTTCCCGGAGAAATAGAATACACGCTTGCTGAAAAGAGAAAAGTAAATGGAATTCCTATATCTGAGAATGTTTTAAAGATGCTTAGAGATATAAGCGAGGAACTTGGTGTTGATCACTAA